A segment of the Lolium perenne isolate Kyuss_39 chromosome 3, Kyuss_2.0, whole genome shotgun sequence genome:
gcgggatggtgggatgaagcggcccgggctaactttacatgaccgcgtctcatgagacttgctccacacttgacatgcaacttgtattgcataagtggctttgcgggtgtctgtctctcccaccatagtgaagattgtaatttgcacttctattgtcaacactagtatcaccgttgtggttcatgtttgtaggtagattggatcttactcgaaaaccctaaaccacgtaaaatatgcaaaccaaattagaggcgtctaacttgtttttgcagggtttggtgatgtgatatggccatgatgtgatgatggagatcatgtccgtgctttggagatggagatcaaaagcacaaagaagaaaggccatatcatatcacacattatgaattgcatgtgatgttaatccttttatgcatcttattttgcttagatcgcgacggtagcattataagatgatccctctcactaaatatcaagataataaaatgttcatccttagtatgcaccgttgctaagacttgtcgtttcgaagcatctcgtgatgatcgggtgtgatagacactacatgtgcatacaacgggtgcaagccagatttgcacacgcggataccaaggttgccttgacgagcctagcatgtacagacatggtctcggaacacgggataccgaaaggtagagaatgagtcatatgaatgatatgatgaacactttgagtgttcgcctttgaagctacatcttttctcgtgaagatcggacttggtgtagtggatttggttcgtgtaatcactaagacaatgcaagggatgttgttttaagtgggagttcacctagttaattcaaaattaaaattgaactcaatttatcataaacttagtctaaactctttgcaaatatgttgtagatcatggcgcccccctccatcaattttaaccagttcctagagaaagaaaagcttaagggcaatggtagcaatttcactgactggttccgtcatgtgaggattttcctcactggtggaagcctgcaatatgtgctcgatgcaccgctaggtcccccaccacctcctgaagtgtccgaggacataaagaatgtttatgagactcgggcaactcggtactctgaagttcagtgtgccatcttgtgcagcttagaggcagagctccaaaagtgttttgagcaccacgacccctgtgagatgatgtgtgagctcaaacttatctttgagactcatgcggccgtggagagctatgaggcctcgaagcagttctttagctgcatgatggaagagggcagctccgttagtgagcacatgttcgccatgtccggacatgcgaagaagctcagtgacttggggatgatgatccctaaccagctgggtattcatcgtgtccttcaatcactgccaccaagttacaagaacttcgtgatgaactacaacatgcagaacatgaataaagatttacctgaactcttttccatgctgaaatctgctgaagtagagattaagaaggagaaccaagtgttgatggtcaacaagaccaccggtttcaaaaagcagggcaagcctaacaagggtaacttcaagaaaggcggcaagaaagttgcatcgcatcctgagaagcctaaggctggtcctaaacctgagactgtgtgctatttctgtcaggggaaggggcactggaagcgcaattgctccaaatacttggccgatctgaagagcggccacgtcaaaaagaaaggtatatttgatatacatgttattgatgtctatcttactggttctcgtagtagtgcctgggtatttgatactggttcggttgctcacatttgtaactcgaaacaggaactgcggaatagacgaagcctggcaagagacgaggtgacgatgcgcgttggaaatggatccaaagtcgatgtgatcgccgtcggcatgctccctctacatctaccttcgggattagttttaaaccttaataattgttatttggtacctgcgttgagcatgaacattatatctggatcttgtttaatgcaagatggctattcgtttaagtctgagaataatggttgtttgatttatatgagtaatgtcttttatggccatgcacctgagatcaatggtttattcttgttaaatctcgatagtagtgatacacatgttcataacattaatgctaagcgaattaaattgaatgataagtctacttatatgtggcactgtcgtcttggtcatattggagtgaagcgcatgaagaaactccattccgatggacttcttgagtcacttaactttgagtcacttgacagatgcgaggcatgtctaatgggaaaaatgactaagactccattttctggtacaatggagcgagctacagacttattggaaatcatacataccgatgtgtgcggaccaatgagtgtagcatcgcgcggtggttatcgttatgttctaaccttcacggatgatctgagtagatatggatgtatttactttatgaaacataagtccgagacttttgagaagttcaaggaatccaaagtgaagtagaaaatcaacgtaacaagaagattaagtttctgcgttctgatcgcggaggcgaatatctgagttatgagtttggcatgcatttaaagaaatgcggaatactttcagagttgacaccgtcgggaacaccacagcgtaatggtgtgtccgaacgtcgtaatcgaactctcttagatatggttcggtctatgatgtctcttaccgatttgccgttatcgttttggggttatgcattagagacaaccgcattcactttaaatagggcaccatctaaatccgttcaaacgacaccgtatgaactatggtttggatagaaacctaagctgttgttccttaaagtttggggttgcgaagcttatgtaaagaagttacatcctgacaagctagaacccaaagcggagaaatgcgtcttcataggataccctaaagaaacaattgggtacactttctatcacagatccgaaggcaaaatctttgttgccaagaacggatcctttcttgagaaggagtttctcactaaagaagtgactggaaggaaagtagaactcgacgaggttaatgaaccttctctcatagatcagagtagcgcagtgccggaagaagttcatgcacagcctgcaccgataggagaggaagcgaatgatgatgatcatgaaacttcgaacgaggaagctactgaacctcgcagatcgacgagggaacgtaccactcctgattggtatgatctctGCCTGAATGTCATGCTTGTGGACAACaaagatgaggaccctgcgacgtatgaagaagcaatgatgagcccagattccaacaaatggcaagaagccatgaaatccgaaatgggatccatgtatgataacaaagtatggactttggtagacttacctgatagccgcaaggctgtcgagaataaatggatcttcaagagaaaaacagatgttgatggtaatattactgtctataaagctcaacttgtcgcaaagggtttccgacaaattcaaggagttgactatgatgagactttctcacctgtagcgaagctaaagtccgtgaggattttgttagcaatagctgcatttttcgattatgaaatttggcagatggatgtcaaaacggcgttccttaatggtgatatttaggaagagttgtatatggtacaacccaaaggttttgtcgatcctgaaaatgctgacaaggtatgcaaacttcagcgttccatttatggactgaagcaagcatcccggagttggaacctacgctttgatagagtgatcaaagacttcggttttatacggactcatggtgaggcctgtatttacaagaaagtgagtgggagctctgtagggttcctgatattatatgtagatgacatattattgattgggaatgatatagaactattaagcagtgttaaaggttatttgaataagtgtttttcaatgaaagaccttggtgaagcagcatacattttaggcatcaagatatatagagatagatcaagacgcctaataggcctttcacagagtacatacctggacaagattctaaagaagtttagaatggatgaaagcaagaaagggttcttgcctatgttgccaggtaaggtcttgagtaagactcaaggtccagctacagcagatgaaagagagaggatgagcaagatcccctatgcttcggcagtaggctctctcatgtatgccatgctgtgtactagaccggatatcgcacatgctgttagtttgaccagcagatgaaagagagaggatgagcaagatcccctatgcttcgacagtaggctctctcatgtatgacatgctgtgtactagaccggatatcgcacatgctgttagtttgaccagcagatatcaaagtgatccaggaatggaacactggatagcggtcaagaatatcatgaagtacttgaaaaggactaaggatatgtttctttgttatggcggtgaccaagagctcgttgtaaccagttacaccgatgcaagttggaacaccgatcctgatgactctaagtctcagtctgggtacgtgtttatattgaattgtgcggcagtaagctggagcagttccaagcagtgcacggtggcgaaacttcaacagaatctgaatatatagcggctttagaggcttcatcggaagcggtatggatgaagaggttcattgttgagcttggtgtggttcctagtgcattggacccgttagtcatttattgtgacaacacgggtgccatcgccaatgcaaaggaaccaaggtcacacaagaagctgaagcatatcaagctgcgttttcattcgattcgcgagtacatcgaagatggtgaagtagagatttgcaaagtacacacagatctgaatgttgcagatccgttgactaaagctctccctagggcaaagcatgaccaacaccagaatgctatgggtgttaggtaccttacaatgtaatatagattattgactctagtgcaagtgggagactgttggagatatgcccaagaggcaataataaagtggttattataatatctttatgtttatgataaatgtttgcataccatgctataattgtattaaccgaaacattgatacatgtgtgttatgtaaacaacaagaagtccctagtaagcctcttgtatagctagcttgttgattaatggatgatcatggtttcgtgatcatgaacattggatgttataataacaaggttatgtcattagttgaatgatataatggacacacacccaaatgagcgtagcataagatcaagtcattaagttcaatttgctataagcttttgatacatagttgtcttagtccttcgaccatgagatcatgtaaatcacttacaccggaagggtactttgattacatcaaacgccattgcgtaaatgggtggttataaagatgggattaagtatttggaaagtgtgagttgaggcatatggatcaatagtgggatttgtccatcctgatgacgaatagatatactctgggccctctcggtggaatgtcgtctgattagcttgcaagcatatgatttgatcataagagatgacataccgcggtacgagtaaagagtacttgtcagtaacgaggttgaacaaggtatggagatactgatgatcaaacctcggataagtaaaatatcgtgtgacaaagggaattgacatcgtatgtaaatggttcaatcgatcactaagtcatcgttgaatatgtgggagccattatggatctccagatcccgctattggttattgctcggcgaggagtctcgaccatgtctgcataattcgcgaaccgtagggtgacgcgcttaaggttcgatgtcgcataagtagatttgaatatggtatggagacgaagtttgttcggagtctcggatgtgatccaggatgtcacgaggaggtccggaatagtccggagaataagattcatataagggaagttgatttcttggTTTCAGAaaggttcgggatttttccggtgattgactggaaggttctagaaggttctggaggggtccaccatggggcccacgacctaggagggctAGCATGGGCCAAGGGGATGCCCCCTGTCCTAATGGGCcgggggcacatgccccccaaggcccaggccggccaacccctagggtttccctaggggggatcaacttgggggaggggaaagccctctttCCCCATTTGGCCGccgccccctaaccctagatgggatggggggccaccccaccgacctggccccctatataaagaggggagggggtggccggccacctcacccCATCATTGcctctcctctggccgcctctctcctccaccatacgctgcttcggcttaggcgaagccctgtagttttttcttcctccactaccaccaccacgccgtcgtgctgctggaatttggaggagatctaccacacatccgctgcccgctggaacgggagaggaaggagcttcatcgacaccgtacgcgcgaccgagtacggaagtgctgccggattgcagcaccggggacgatcgtctacaccaacaacgagattaatctcgtaggctttggaatcttcgagggttagtctcatctccatctcgttgcttcgatcttgtagattagatcttgggtgttccatagattagatcttggatttattcgtctttgcggtaggattttttttgttttctatgctactaaCCCCATCAGAggccaatttcaggactccaccaagctAGGCGATACGCCAGCGAGGATTCAGGAGCGACACACTAGGATGACCTacgccatgtaataattaagtctaaggttgtgtcattcattctatgttaggaaataatgtagccaggtcatgtggtgcgccaattagggtttaattagtgttgtgtttggttttgggcctgtccaaaccaaccaggttaggcccatagtggggcgccccaGCCTAGCAAGGCTGGCCGACCATCCACCCtctcatataaggtggaggcacggctagggtttagggtagttcaagtttagtctaaagttaggttatacctagttgcgtgtgttcacgtgtatcatccctccgggggtacggcgctgccgtttatctattatatccgctgcaaaggttcttgtgttcatcaaggattgtctagctcaggtttgaggcgtatcgttcatcgatccgttgcttgctggattcgttctctcttctccaggctgcgttcatcgcgttgctgGATCCATTGCACATTAATTAAATCTTATGTTTCaattatggaacataagaaacacctagtgctaaatcctataattaaacccatgtgtggtgatcaaccacttattctcataaaccaaaaccaaaccatgatgagaataATGTCCACTCTAGGTATTTCAAAGCTAGATTAATATAATAATAGTAAAGTTGGAATAAATTTAACCTAAGTCCCAATTCCTTATCAATTAAATAAACTTTGGTGAAATAATCCTAGAGCCCAAAAGAGTGAGGGTTGGAGTTATCAATAAAAGAAAACCTATTAACACAAGACTTAGTCATCATTATAATACAAGTATGTAAACCATATGATTAACATGTTATCATGTTCTGAAAAACAAACCATGTTGTCTTTGAAAATAAATCAGAAAGTTAATTAAGACAAACATATTTGAGAAAATAAAGAATTAAAAATCATCTCCAGAAAGATTTATAACCATTTGGAATATTAAGTTGTTATCTTAATAAATAAAAGAAGCAACTATCTCTGAGATATATTAATACAAAACAATATTATAGAAACCATAGTAAGGGGGCATGTATTCAAAtacctgtaaaatagaaaagaattcaaatctgaattaaaaccagaattcaaaacgaaaaattaaaaaagaaaaaaggaaaatagaaaaggagaaaagaaaaggGCTTACCTGCCACAACAGCCCAACTGGGGAAGCCCATAAGCAGCCTAGGACCAGCCCAACAATGTGAGCTCAAAGACAGCAACAGTATCAAGCTTCGTTGGGATAAGATCGAAGACGAGGTCTTCGTCTTCTCCATCGTCGCGCACACGGGAGGCCGCCAGCGCGGTGGAGAGGGACACGTCCCGACCGCCGTTGTTGACCACGAGCTCGACGACGACTATCGGAGACCGTATAAATACGGAGaagcaaaccctagcgccccattttcttctttctcgttGCCATGCAGAAACCCTAGGTCGCCGGCAACCATCTAGCCCCACCGTTTCCGACCACCCCAGAGCCAACCGATAGGCCCAGGAggagcgcctcgtcgtcctcgtcctcctggtGAAGTCCCGCGTCAAGGGGAGCTCGGGGGATGTAGAAATCGACCGTTCCCTTCCGCAGTTCTGCGAGGGAAACGGCGACCGCCTCGTCGCCTCCGTCTTCAATCAACACCGACGACCAGCTAGGAAGCATCACATTCCCTTTCCCTGAATTTCCCTCTTTCACATCATTTTCTTGTCCTATTTATCTTGGAGAAGATTAGTGAGTTGCAGAAGGTAAGAACATAATTGCACAAATAGATTGCACAACTGGGATAATTGCCTCGACTTTCTAGCAAGAAGAACATGCCTAGCAGTAGCAGGAGTCTCATTGATGCATGTTCAGTCAAAGTCACTGTCCATCAGTCTTCAGTTCTGGCACCACGACATTCGGCATGGCTGGTTGTCCTGTACTTGGAGACGTGACATGCAGTTATGCCCTCCCTCGTGGGCGATACTTTAGAGATTTAGCTGTGTAGGGCGAGGAGGGATTCCGCCCTTGGTCTGGTCTGTGTTGCTGGTGGGCAGCAGCGGTGCACCTTCTTTGCCGTCGTGGTAGGTGCGCCATCCGTGGTCGCCGCCCGAAGGAAGGTCGGCGCTACTACCGCGTCTGTATTGGTGGTCCGACGGGTGGCGGCTGCGGTGCTCCTGCTTCGTCCGTGGTGGTCCGACTGGTGGCGTAGGTGCATCGGCCGCAACTCTTCTCTCCCGATACCTCCGGTCCCTTGTTTCCCCGATTGACCTGGACACCTGGTATGATCTGCCCAAGATGCATCAACATACTCTATTTCATAACGTATTTATGAGTACAAAAATAGATATGTAAAAGAAGAAACATGGCAAATTAAAGGAAAACAATGTAATGTTTGGCCAATTATAAAGAGGCAAGTAATGTGTGGCAAATTGTAGAAGTCCTAAATAATATGTGGCAAATTATAAAATCTCCCGTCCTTTTAGGGGCGAGAAATTAATGGCCGGATAACTATTGCAAGGATCAAGGAAAAAATCATAGACACATGGAAATCATAGATCCAAAAAACTCAAAGATCACCGCCTCGGAGTTTCCATTGAGGTGCACCGTGCCCACGCACCCGCCTCTGACGCGGCACTGTCACCACATGTCTCACCGTACCATGGCCACCTCCATTAAAGGTCGCTAGCTCGCCGCCACCATCACCCATGAAGCCCGTTGTCTCCTGTGAAGTCCACCGCCTCACCTTTGAGGTCAGGACCATCTTATCTACATGACCACGCCATCTCTCTTCTAGGTCGTCACTAGCGTCTCCCCATCCTAGACCGCCCCACGATGAACCCCCACACCAAGAAATGCTGGATCGTCCCCAAGAATTCCCTAACCACTCCTTTCAGATCCTCGTTCTTAATTGCGTTCATTGGTGAGAATGATGGGCGTTCCTCTTGATTTTGCAGTATTGTCGTGCTTAATTCAGTTCACCGGTAAGAATGATGGGTGTTTCTTTTGGTATTGCACTAGGGAGAAGGATGTGTCAGAACTGGATGCCTATACAAGCCAAGGTTTCATTTCAAACAGAAATACAGGCCAAGGTTTACAAGAGGCGTGCCATAGACACGCAACAGTTGTTCTGGTTTGAGCTGATTGATTCTCCATCTGCTTATTTTTGAGTTGTTTCATGTAATCAACTATTCCAAATTATGCTTTAGTATAAAGGTGAAGACACAATCCGTGGCTCGGTGATTCTTTTCCAAAGGTTATATTTCTTCCCTGAAGAGATGGAATTCTAAACAAGTGAGAGTTATCAGAGGTAAGGGGAAGGTTGTGTGCTTGCACTGTAGGCGTCCATGCTGCTTATAAGCTCCCCAACCTATCATTTCTGGCTACTAGTTGACATGAAGACTGGACAAGACCAAAGCCACCTTGGATCAAGCCAATGTGGATGAGGCTATCGATTCTAAAATTGGAAGCATCGTGCCCTTCATCGTCATCTGAAACCATATATGTGAAGCTCTCATATCTGCAGCTGAAATAATACCTAGCTGCTACAATGTTGAGGAGGCCAAAGCTCGAACATCTGCTGCCAGTCTTAAACTCCAAGTTTTTCGACCCTGCCACTGCCATCCCGGAGTCTGACAATGCCGCTGTCTCAAAACTATCCAGaatggtgacaagaacctctgaaCGAACTAGAATGTGTAGGATGAGATCAACCAGGTTAGAACATCTTTTGGGATTTTTTTTGTTCCAAATTTGAAGAGTGTGTACTAAGCAAGTTCACAAATTAATTTGTGAATTTTGCTGACAATAGAGCTAGCGAAACCTAAAGGGTTCATCACCCATTTTTCTTGTTAAATTTATTGTATGCAATGTATACTCAGCTGCTCTCTTTTCGCTAGAAAAGTCGCTGTTGTTTTGTTCATTGGATGCAAGTTCAGCCATGACAGTCAGCTCACCCATAGAAGTGGATGGCCGCTCTGTAAATAATATAGTTTACTTTATCGTGATTTGTATAGTAAAATATGTTTATCAAAAAGATTCCGCAAGATAGGGAGGAAATAAGAAAAGCTATGGCTTAGTTTGGTAGCAAAGTATCCTAAAAACCAAAGTATTCTAAAACTGCAGTTTTTAAGCAGGGTGGCATAGTATACCAAAGTATTGAcaaattgaagtattttagagTATTTAGAAATACTGTGACATGTTTGGCTAGTGTTGTAATTAGCTACGTAAACTAGCTACTGTTAGAGCACATCATGTCTTTCAACTTTGTAATTCTCTAGAGCTTATGGCACACGCAGACCCGTCCTCTCACCATGGACACGGCAAGCACTCGCGGGTCGTGGCCGCGGCCGCTAGCATCTCCACCTGCTCTAGTTGCGCTGGTGAACAGTTACTGCCCCGTCCTCTATGTATCCGCCGCCGCCGACCATTCCAGCGGCACTACCTCCGGCCACCGGCCAACCGCCAGCTTGTGAACGACTCCGTCATGTACAAGAAGCAGGCGCTAATCTCAAACTCTGGCAGCGCTCACCTTTCTTCTCTCCATCGCTATCTTTTCCTTTGTCCATGACTGCACACGATCGCATCTCCCGAGTCTTGAGGAAACAGGGCGGCAGCGGGGACGAACCAACATAGCGAGCACGGCAAgtcgtttttctcggtttctccgttttagaaaaaagagGTCGGGAGTTGATTTTTTAATACGTTGAAAAAACTGCAGTTTGAGTGATACTTCAGTATTAATATTGCAGTTTTTAGCCGTTGCCAAACGCATCAAAGTATTGTAAACTGCAGTAATTTTAGAACCTAAAGTATTCTTGTAAGACTTTAAAAATAAAATTCGCTACCAAACATAGCCTATATCTTTGTTCCCGCAGATGGAAATGCGGTGGTTGGAGACTTGGAGTTGCCCTCACTTTCCCCACTCTAGAGCTGTAGAGTAGAGCACTAGGCCAAGCGGCTAAGCACCGGTCCATCCAATTGCCACCGGTGCCCTAGCCAATCTCCCGGCCATCAGCAACTGGCCACCCACGCCGCCGCATCACCTCCCCAAAAATTCCTTTCAAGAGCGATCGCCAGAGCCCCGGTTTCCCATCGCCGCCTCGATGGGGTGCGGGCAGTCCAAGATCGACCTGGAGGAGGCGGTGTGCCGATGCCGCGACCGGAAGCGACTGATGGCCGACGCCGTCCAGGCGCGCAACGCCTTCGCCGCCGCCCATTCTGCGTACAGCGTCCTCCTCAAGAGCACCGGCGGCGCGCTCTCCGACTTCGCCCACGGGGAGGCGCCTGACCCCAGCATGATAGCCTCCCGTTCCTACCAGGCCGCCGTAGCGGCGGCCGCAGCCGCAGCATCCGTCTCTGCGCTGCCGCCGCCCATCACCACCGCCGTCCTCATCCCGCCCTCCCCGCCGCCCCCGCCCTTCATGGACTTCTCTCACGGCAGCCTCCAGCGCTCCTCGTCGACCCCCAATATCCCCATGCCCGACCCCCGAGTTGCTTCCAAGGACCACCCGTTGGCTGAGGCTCCtatccgggaggaggaggagggcgaggaGCAAGATGGTCATATCATAACTGacagcgatgatgatgacgatggtaatgatgatggtgatgatgatgatgatgatgacgacgacgaggaggaggacgatgatgatCACCACGAGCATGACGATTTCAGCATTGACGATCTGGTGCACGGACAGCCGCTGAAGCGTGGGGTGATGGACAGTGTGGGGTCTTCTCCAGtgacaccaccgccaccacctcgGCTAAACCCGTCAGCATTGACGCCGGCGTCTGCGACACCACCACCCCCCATGCCAGAGGCACAAATGGCTACTTGGGACTACTTCTTTGGTCCAACCCCCACACCACCACCCACCTTGGAGCAGCAAGCTGAGGAGACTTGGATGGATAGGCGGGAGAAGGAGTCAGTTCCTGCGGTGAAGGCACGAGTGACGAACGCAGATATTAATGAGCCAGCTGCATCTCTGCAGACAGCACTGGAGAAGGCGAAGGCCATCAATGAGCTTGCCGCAAACCTTCCCCCATCGAAGCCGATTATTAGGAAACCACCCAAGGCACCTGGACCGCCAACAGAAGTGCACCACCAGCATGCCATGTCTATGGGTGCAGTGGAAACCCAGAAAGGGAAGATTCTGATGGTGTCTGCCAGCTTACTGCAGATTGTTGCTCAGCTTGATGATAACTTTCTTAGGTCTTCAGAGAGTGCACATGAGGTGTCAAAAAAGCTTGAGGCCACTAGGATGCATTATCACTCCAACCATGCTGACAGTCGAGGCAAGTGTGGCTACTCAATTTATTTTGTAATCCGTAGTTTTGAATCTTAAGCAACAAGGTGCACCCATCGATTTAGAAAATCACCCTACTGCTGATGTTTTGTTTTCGAAATTAGAAATGATTAACATTTATGCATCAATTTCCACGTTGTTTTGGAATAGATAAGAGTGGAAACTAAATTTCTGCTCCGTGGCAGTTTAATTTAACATCGTGGTACCTATTTAGACTAGCTTTACTGAGCACATTTTCTTTCTAAATTAGGCATAAAATGGGTACATCATTTTGATTTCATTTGTGAGGTTCCCTTTGAACCTGTTGTCATCACACCCACTCGAATCGGAAAACTGCATCTTGTATACTTTGTCGAGTAGTTGCTCACAGACACGTCTGGAAGGGTTTCTTTTGTACTTGTCTTGGATGCTAAATTTACTGTAGGGCTACTATGTTTACCGTCATTTATTGTTTTATATCTAGTTTCATTTTCAGAATTCAGATAACTTATCTCAGTCATAGCAGTTGTGATCCCTAGCAGCTACTTTCCTGGTCTACTGAATTTGAAGTTTGACCTCCCAATTTTGTGGCTTGTAGAGTGTGGTACCCAATTACGCTTTCTAAAGATACGTGGATATTTTTCAGGACATATTGATCATTCTACAAAAATTATGCATGTTATCACATGGAACCGCTCCTTCAAGAACTTACCTGACCAAGAGGATATACGTGGAAATTTTGAGATTGATGAACGATTCGAAACTCATGCCACAGTAC
Coding sequences within it:
- the LOC127323527 gene encoding protein ALTERED PHOSPHATE STARVATION RESPONSE 1; amino-acid sequence: MGCGQSKIDLEEAVCRCRDRKRLMADAVQARNAFAAAHSAYSVLLKSTGGALSDFAHGEAPDPSMIASRSYQAAVAAAAAAASVSALPPPITTAVLIPPSPPPPPFMDFSHGSLQRSSSTPNIPMPDPRVASKDHPLAEAPIREEEEGEEQDGHIITDSDDDDDGNDDGDDDDDDDDDEEEDDDDHHEHDDFSIDDLVHGQPLKRGVMDSVGSSPVTPPPPPRLNPSALTPASATPPPPMPEAQMATWDYFFGPTPTPPPTLEQQAEETWMDRREKESVPAVKARVTNADINEPAASLQTALEKAKAINELAANLPPSKPIIRKPPKAPGPPTEVHHQHAMSMGAVETQKGKILMVSASLLQIVAQLDDNFLRSSESAHEVSKKLEATRMHYHSNHADSRGHIDHSTKIMHVITWNRSFKNLPDQEDIRGNFEIDERFETHATVLDRMLAWEKKLYDEVKAGEHMKIDYQKKVALLHKQKKRGVNLETLEKTKAAVSHLHTRYIVDMQSMDSTVSEINRLRDKQLYPKLMDLVDGMGNMWSSMHRHHKSQFLIISGIRAFEVPPVPRETTDLHYKQTCELRDIVREWHMQFEKLMDHQKGYIRALNAWLKLNLIPIESNLKEKVSSPPRQVEPPIKNLLHAWHDQLERLPIELAKTAIKSFAEVISNIVVLQEEEVSLRRRCEETRRDLDRKKAQFEDWHSRYTERRASLGEETNPEAADAPSEDPFTERRIAIEEVEIRLKEEEGHHLRLARQVREKTLANLRMHLPELFRNMADFSFFCHDMYSSLRKSAVLPVPRDEDQG